The Trichosurus vulpecula isolate mTriVul1 chromosome 4, mTriVul1.pri, whole genome shotgun sequence genome contains a region encoding:
- the C4H3orf80 gene encoding uncharacterized membrane protein C3orf80 homolog codes for MWSPWAAAGFGGPGASSLLPLLLPLLLPSSQGWSCGGLTCGDKERCCDFGNVTYTEVKCCKLPFHTFLDNVGWFVRKLSGLLILLVLFAIGYFLQRIICPSPRRYNRRQPAQPQQQQQPPQQLAAAPGGRRPQPDDAPALLHETAATSQDSLLDSSSSSGRWGASSEHELHAVSSPLFLQLPSYEEVKYLPTYEESILLQEQPPRSPKDFVLPVAVLDQPRGGDSGCAQGRHPLI; via the coding sequence ATGTGGTCGCCCTGGGCAGCGGCAGGATTCGGGGGCCCCGGCGCCTCCTcactgctgccgctgctgctgccgtTGCTGCTGCCGTCCTCTCAGGGCTGGAGTTGCGGGGGGCTGACCTGCGGGGACAAGGAGCGTTGCTGCGACTTTGGCAATGTCACGTACACAGAGGTCAAGTGCTGCAAGCTGCCCTTTCACACGTTCCTGGACAATGTGGGCTGGTTCGTGAGGAAGCTCTCTGGGCTCCTCATCCTGCTGGTGCTCTTCGCCATCGGGTACTTCCTGCAGAGGATCATCTGCCCGAGCCCCCGCAGGTACAACCGGCGCCAGCCGGcccagccacagcagcagcagcagccccccCAGCAGCTGGCGGCCGCTCCCGGAGGCCGGCGACCGCAGCCGGACGACGCCCCGGCGCTGCTCCACGAGACGGCCGCCACGTCCCAGGACTCGCTGctggacagcagcagcagcagcggccgCTGGGGAGCCTCGTCCGAGCACGAGCTGCACGCCGTGTCCTCGCCTCTCTTCCTCCAGCTGCCCAGCTACGAGGAGGTCAAATACCTGCCCACGTACGAGGAGTCCATTCTGCTGCAGGAGCAGCCGCCGCGCAGCCCCAAGGACTTCGTCCTGCCGGTGGCCGTGCTCGACCAGCCCCGAGGGGGCGACTCGGGCTGCGCCCAGGGAAGACACCCACTCATTTGA